From Ignisphaera aggregans DSM 17230, the proteins below share one genomic window:
- a CDS encoding DNA-directed RNA polymerase, subunit E'' (COGs: COG2093 DNA-directed RNA polymerase subunit E''~InterPro IPR007178~KEGG: hbu:Hbut_0438 DNA-directed RNA polymerase subunit E~PFAM: DNA-directed RNA polymerase subunit E, RpoE2~SPTR: B8D6D9 DNA-directed RNA polymerase, subunit E''~PFAM: Spt4/RpoE2 zinc finger) yields MSRRESTKAFKACIKCRALVPVETQVCPVCGSTEFSTEWSGIIIVVDPEKSEVAKFLNIKVAGRYALKVGT; encoded by the coding sequence ATGTCGCGGAGGGAATCTACTAAAGCATTTAAGGCATGTATAAAGTGTAGAGCTCTTGTACCTGTAGAGACTCAGGTATGTCCTGTCTGTGGCTCTACAGAGTTTTCAACTGAGTGGAGTGGTATTATTATAGTTGTAGATCCTGAGAAATCTGAGGTTGCAAAGTTTCTAAATATAAAAGTTGCTGGTAGATACGCTTTAAAGGTAGGGACATAA
- a CDS encoding ribosomal protein S24e (COGs: COG2004 Ribosomal protein S24E~InterPro IPR001976~KEGG: tpe:Tpen_0448 ribosomal protein S24e~SPTR: A1RXC7 SSU ribosomal protein S24E~PFAM: Ribosomal protein S24e), translated as MELEKKLGNKGKTISVSEDVSVTILDEKLNKLLKRIELELYIDHIRSGTPSRKDVQKIVASIYGVSEDRVIVKNILSHYGRGSSKAYVHIYEDISLARLVEPRYIFKRLGLEQ; from the coding sequence ATGGAGCTAGAGAAAAAGCTTGGCAATAAGGGTAAGACTATAAGTGTTTCAGAGGATGTAAGTGTAACTATATTAGATGAAAAGCTAAATAAATTATTGAAGAGAATAGAGCTTGAGCTATATATAGATCATATAAGGAGTGGTACACCATCTAGAAAAGATGTTCAGAAAATTGTTGCATCTATATATGGAGTGAGTGAGGATAGGGTTATTGTTAAGAATATATTATCTCATTATGGTAGAGGAAGCTCTAAGGCTTATGTCCATATATATGAAGATATATCATTAGCAAGACTTGTAGAACCTAGATATATTTTTAAGAGGCTTGGCCTAGAGCAGTAG
- a CDS encoding SSU ribosomal protein S15P (COGs: COG0184 Ribosomal protein S15P/S13E~InterPro IPR012606:IPR000589~KEGG: smr:Smar_0841 30S ribosomal protein S15P~PFAM: Ribosomal S13S15 domain protein; ribosomal protein S15~SPTR: A3DMT2 30S ribosomal protein S15P/S13e~PFAM: Ribosomal S13/S15 N-terminal domain; Ribosomal protein S15): MAGKRRDKGQSESIRPVRIGPPKWVRYSVDEIGTLAAELARLGYTPSMIGIILRDQYGIPLVKSVTGMKLEKLLEKYGVKYPVPEDLLRLMAKAVNLRRHLQEHPKDFASKRGLIEVESKIQSLIKYYKRIGKLPQDFVYDPERAKILVSQYLGTGMQMGEELTQQTGSQQPSEGGVEASETGNEANANA; this comes from the coding sequence ATGGCGGGTAAAAGACGTGATAAAGGTCAATCAGAATCTATAAGACCTGTAAGAATAGGTCCACCAAAATGGGTTAGATACTCTGTTGATGAGATAGGAACTCTAGCTGCTGAATTAGCTAGACTTGGCTATACACCATCGATGATAGGAATAATACTAAGGGATCAATATGGAATTCCTTTAGTAAAGAGTGTTACAGGTATGAAGCTTGAAAAACTATTAGAGAAGTATGGTGTTAAATACCCTGTTCCAGAAGATCTATTGAGGCTTATGGCTAAAGCTGTAAACCTTCGAAGACATTTGCAGGAGCATCCAAAGGATTTTGCTAGTAAGAGGGGCTTGATAGAGGTAGAGTCTAAGATTCAATCACTTATAAAGTACTATAAACGTATAGGAAAGTTACCACAAGACTTTGTATATGATCCTGAAAGAGCAAAAATCCTTGTATCACAATATCTTGGCACTGGTATGCAGATGGGTGAAGAACTTACACAGCAGACAGGGTCTCAGCAGCCATCTGAGGGAGGGGTAGAAGCTTCGGAGACAGGTAATGAGGCTAATGCCAATGCTTAG
- a CDS encoding SSU ribosomal protein S27AE (InterPro IPR002906~KEGG: hbu:Hbut_0435 30S ribosomal protein S27AE~PFAM: Ribosomal protein S27a~SPTR: A2BJZ0 30S ribosomal protein S27ae~PFAM: Ribosomal protein S27a) yields MGEKIFRSRLYEYDYSKGTIKLKNRLCPRCGSVMAYHRVGKPRWHCGKCNYTIFVEEKPSAK; encoded by the coding sequence ATGGGTGAAAAGATCTTTAGATCAAGACTATATGAATATGACTATAGTAAGGGTACTATAAAGCTGAAGAATAGACTTTGCCCACGCTGTGGCTCTGTAATGGCTTATCATAGAGTTGGTAAACCTAGATGGCATTGTGGAAAGTGTAACTATACAATATTTGTTGAGGAGAAGCCTTCAGCGAAATAG
- a CDS encoding metalloendopeptidase, glycoprotease family (COGs: COG0533 Metal-dependent protease with possible chaperone activity~InterPro IPR017861:IPR000905:IPR017860~KEGG: hbu:Hbut_0434 putative DNA-binding/iron metalloprotein/AP endonuclease~PFAM: peptidase M22 glycoprotease~PRIAM: O-sialoglycoprotein endopeptidase~SPTR: A2BJY9 Putative O-sialoglycoprotein endopeptidase~TIGRFAM: metalloendopeptidase, glycoprotease family~PFAM: Glycoprotease family~TIGRFAM: metalloendopeptidase, putative, glycoprotease family): protein MIVMLKESVVILGIESTAHTFGVGIVDESEKFILADERIQYIPKHGGIHPREASRFFAENSHMVIKRAIDSAEISIKDIDAIAIALGPGLGPCLRIGASVARALSIYLGKPLVPVNHAVAHVEIGIKMTDLRDPVVVYLSGGNTAIIAYTEKRYRVFGETLDIALGNLLDTFAREVNLGPPYVVNGIHVVDRCAEAGKNFVRGLPYVVKGQDVAFSGLLTAALKMYRKGVDLNDICLTLREIAYNSILEVAARCLVHTKKKELLVVGGVAASPILREKFLQLAKTYNSSLGIVPPKYAVDNGVMIAWTGLLAFKKGITIDPRKALVNQRWRIDEVEIPWR, encoded by the coding sequence ATGATTGTAATGCTTAAGGAGAGTGTTGTTATTCTTGGTATAGAATCTACAGCACATACATTTGGTGTAGGAATTGTTGATGAATCTGAGAAGTTTATCTTAGCTGATGAAAGAATTCAATATATACCTAAGCATGGTGGAATACATCCAAGAGAAGCATCAAGATTCTTTGCAGAGAATAGCCATATGGTTATAAAGAGAGCTATAGATTCTGCAGAAATATCGATAAAGGATATTGATGCTATAGCTATTGCACTAGGACCAGGTCTAGGCCCTTGCCTAAGAATTGGTGCTTCAGTTGCGAGAGCACTTTCAATATATCTTGGGAAACCCCTTGTACCTGTTAACCATGCGGTAGCCCATGTGGAGATAGGTATTAAGATGACAGATCTAAGAGATCCTGTTGTTGTCTATCTCTCAGGTGGAAATACAGCTATTATTGCATATACTGAAAAGAGATATAGGGTCTTTGGCGAAACACTAGATATAGCATTAGGTAATCTATTAGATACATTTGCAAGAGAAGTTAATCTAGGCCCTCCATATGTCGTAAATGGTATTCATGTAGTAGATAGATGTGCTGAAGCCGGTAAAAACTTTGTAAGGGGCTTGCCATATGTTGTAAAGGGTCAGGATGTAGCCTTTTCAGGTCTTTTAACAGCAGCACTAAAGATGTATAGAAAGGGTGTTGATCTAAATGATATCTGTTTAACGCTAAGAGAAATAGCATATAATAGTATTCTAGAGGTTGCTGCTAGATGTCTTGTTCATACTAAGAAGAAAGAACTGTTAGTTGTAGGAGGTGTTGCTGCAAGCCCTATACTCAGAGAAAAATTCTTACAGCTTGCAAAGACATATAACTCATCGCTAGGTATAGTTCCACCAAAATATGCTGTTGACAATGGCGTTATGATTGCATGGACAGGTCTTCTAGCATTTAAGAAGGGCATCACTATAGATCCTAGGAAAGCTCTAGTTAATCAGAGATGGCGTATAGATGAGGTCGAAATTCCATGGAGATAG
- a CDS encoding phosphate uptake regulator, PhoU (COGs: COG0704 Phosphate uptake regulator~InterPro IPR007159:IPR008170~KEGG: sto:ST1377 hypothetical protein~PFAM: SpoVT/AbrB domain protein; PhoU family protein~SPTR: Q971H7 Putative uncharacterized protein ST1377~PFAM: PhoU domain; SpoVT / AbrB like domain): protein MSKPKIVETRKVQKFGKSTLMISLPSEWVRIIGLKPSDLVRLEAKEDGSLVIIPQQILEKKSRGKEIKIVISSTTSEDILQRSIYALYIAGYDRIVIESSEGRISHQHMHSLRTLIRMLIGAEIVEQTTDRVAIQIFIDTERYSIDGLIARMISSIKSMLEFLLSSIKTLSPEHLKEISEIEFEMDRVHALAVRYVNVLNILGATPFLTEYRALIKSIEDIGDALTQASQVFIDRPDLMEVIRNYIGEKLDELKLHISYTLDILLESLVKGDIFMASRAIDLAIEAIKFVSKMETDVVPKYKSLDEYLRVKSFFERLLLICYNLQTASELGYDIAIGKHEETINIVATIKA from the coding sequence ATGAGCAAGCCAAAGATTGTTGAAACTCGAAAGGTTCAAAAATTTGGTAAATCAACACTAATGATTTCTCTACCATCTGAATGGGTAAGAATTATTGGGCTAAAGCCCTCAGATCTTGTTAGATTGGAGGCTAAAGAAGATGGATCACTAGTGATAATACCTCAGCAGATATTAGAGAAGAAGTCTAGGGGTAAGGAGATAAAGATTGTAATATCTAGTACAACTTCCGAAGACATTCTCCAGAGAAGTATCTATGCACTATATATAGCTGGATATGATAGAATAGTTATTGAGAGTTCTGAGGGGAGAATCTCACATCAGCATATGCATAGTCTAAGAACATTGATAAGAATGCTTATTGGGGCTGAAATAGTTGAGCAAACAACAGATAGAGTTGCTATTCAGATTTTTATAGATACTGAAAGATATAGCATAGATGGTTTAATAGCACGTATGATATCATCTATAAAGAGTATGCTAGAGTTTTTACTATCATCGATAAAGACCCTAAGTCCTGAGCATCTAAAGGAGATAAGCGAAATAGAATTTGAGATGGATCGTGTACATGCACTTGCTGTAAGATATGTAAACGTTCTTAATATCTTAGGAGCCACACCATTTCTAACAGAGTATAGAGCATTAATAAAATCGATAGAGGATATAGGTGATGCATTAACACAAGCATCTCAAGTATTTATAGATAGACCTGATCTAATGGAGGTTATAAGAAACTATATTGGTGAAAAACTAGATGAACTTAAGCTCCACATATCATATACACTAGATATTCTACTTGAAAGCTTAGTCAAAGGGGATATATTTATGGCTAGTAGAGCAATAGATTTAGCTATAGAGGCAATAAAATTTGTCAGTAAGATGGAGACAGATGTTGTACCTAAATATAAATCTCTTGATGAATATCTAAGGGTTAAATCATTCTTTGAAAGACTTCTATTAATATGCTATAATCTACAAACAGCTTCAGAACTAGGATATGATATTGCTATAGGCAAACATGAAGAAACAATAAATATTGTAGCAACAATTAAAGCTTAG
- a CDS encoding dITPase (COGs: COG0127 Xanthosine triphosphate pyrophosphatase~InterPro IPR002637~KEGG: hbu:Hbut_0432 nucleoside-triphosphatase~PFAM: Ham1 family protein~SPTR: A2BJY7 Nucleoside-triphosphatase~TIGRFAM: non-canonical purine NTP pyrophosphatase, rdgB/HAM1 family~PFAM: Ham1 family~TIGRFAM: non-canonical purine NTP pyrophosphatase, rdgB/HAM1 family) — protein sequence MATDMKIMFVTNNMNKVIEANEIVKSFGIELIPIDVKKIEIQSDSLREIAIYAAKHAYEVIRKPVVVEDSGLFIDALNGFPGPYSSYVYRTIGLKGILKLMEGVRNRNARFIAIVALAISDSEIYVFEGITEGYIANEIRGDKGFGYDPIFIPSNHSKTFAEMDRSEKNMYSHRGKAFRALGEWVYANRDRLIFSQ from the coding sequence ATGGCGACAGATATGAAGATAATGTTTGTAACAAATAATATGAACAAAGTTATAGAGGCTAATGAGATAGTGAAGAGTTTTGGTATAGAGCTTATACCTATTGATGTGAAGAAGATAGAGATTCAGAGTGATTCTCTTAGAGAAATAGCTATCTATGCTGCTAAACATGCATATGAGGTTATTAGAAAACCTGTGGTGGTTGAGGATTCCGGATTATTTATAGATGCATTAAATGGTTTTCCAGGTCCCTATAGTAGTTATGTCTATAGAACTATAGGGCTAAAAGGTATTTTGAAGCTTATGGAGGGAGTAAGGAATAGGAATGCAAGATTCATAGCTATTGTAGCATTAGCTATTAGTGATAGTGAGATATATGTATTTGAGGGTATTACTGAGGGCTATATAGCTAATGAGATAAGGGGTGATAAAGGATTTGGCTATGACCCTATATTCATACCATCTAATCACTCCAAAACATTTGCTGAAATGGATAGAAGTGAAAAGAATATGTATTCACATAGAGGAAAAGCTTTTAGAGCATTGGGGGAGTGGGTGTATGCAAATAGAGATAGACTTATATTTTCTCAGTAG
- a CDS encoding hypothetical protein (KEGG: mse:Msed_1883 hypothetical protein~PFAM: Transcription factor Pcc1), whose amino-acid sequence MTIELTISIPIGDADMCRSILESVQPDNLLAPKGITIDMECRNSDLNIVVRGEKIGILTFRNTVDDLLMHINTVARTLSIFLESK is encoded by the coding sequence ATGACAATAGAGTTGACTATATCAATACCTATAGGGGATGCAGATATGTGTAGAAGTATTCTAGAGTCTGTTCAACCAGATAATCTCTTGGCACCTAAGGGAATTACTATTGATATGGAGTGTAGGAATAGTGATCTAAATATTGTAGTTAGGGGGGAGAAGATAGGTATTCTTACATTTCGTAACACTGTTGACGATTTATTAATGCATATAAATACTGTTGCAAGGACTCTAAGCATATTTTTAGAGAGTAAATAG
- a CDS encoding hypothetical protein (KEGG: dka:DKAM_1337 phosphoesterase, RecJ domain protein) — protein sequence MPHTFGELLSLLKNSKSLYIVYSTNIDSLHSTFLLYRLLKEHDIDIQLAPFYRASKPIESGAIVLMIGVFQRTPLASYRILYLDDYIGRDPKTSLSISLHIVRELKNYWIIPRTLEVLSLAAMLSLSRYSLYDEKLFEAHRNLVESAISKEFWEYVNTLRLFGYPKVDLATSLERTIDPYILGYSLDGENSKKFQVAIGEVTGVDVRNKIGEEITKILSTYSRNPISIIGDKIVVKGVEDIDDIYEATYILQTFIDLKGPDTLIYLYIDVEFFKYIKIYSSSMIRRIKNFIDETIRNQLIKRVIVKGNRVSVIDISTEQYPLPLYTVYRIFRALGLVDEIAVFSHGKEYLLPIQFIEPRWPLDKELNMDRHNVVLSSLQEVGDVIR from the coding sequence ATGCCACATACATTTGGAGAACTTCTCTCACTATTGAAAAACTCTAAATCTCTATATATAGTCTATTCCACAAATATAGATTCTCTACATTCAACATTTCTACTCTACAGATTGTTGAAGGAACATGACATAGATATACAATTAGCACCATTTTATAGAGCTAGCAAACCTATTGAATCTGGAGCTATAGTTCTTATGATAGGAGTCTTTCAAAGAACTCCTCTAGCTAGCTATAGAATTCTATATCTAGATGACTATATCGGTAGAGATCCAAAAACATCTCTATCAATATCGCTACACATAGTTAGAGAACTAAAGAATTATTGGATTATCCCAAGAACACTAGAAGTCTTATCTCTAGCAGCAATGCTCTCATTATCAAGGTATAGCCTCTATGATGAAAAACTTTTTGAAGCACATAGAAACTTGGTAGAGAGTGCTATTTCAAAGGAGTTTTGGGAATATGTAAATACTCTAAGGCTATTTGGATATCCTAAAGTAGATTTAGCTACATCTCTAGAGAGAACTATAGATCCATATATACTTGGCTATTCTCTAGATGGTGAGAATAGTAAAAAGTTTCAAGTAGCTATAGGAGAGGTTACGGGTGTAGATGTGAGGAATAAGATTGGTGAGGAGATTACAAAGATACTCTCTACATATTCTAGAAATCCTATTAGCATCATTGGAGATAAGATTGTTGTTAAGGGGGTAGAAGATATTGATGATATATATGAAGCTACATATATTCTTCAAACATTTATAGATCTAAAGGGTCCTGATACACTGATATATCTCTATATAGATGTAGAGTTCTTTAAATATATCAAGATATACTCTAGTTCTATGATTAGAAGAATCAAGAATTTTATAGATGAAACTATAAGGAATCAGCTAATTAAGAGAGTGATTGTAAAGGGTAATAGGGTTAGCGTAATAGATATATCGACAGAGCAGTATCCATTACCACTATATACAGTTTATAGAATATTTAGAGCTCTAGGACTTGTAGATGAAATAGCTGTTTTTTCTCATGGGAAGGAGTATCTACTACCTATACAGTTTATAGAGCCTAGATGGCCATTAGATAAGGAGTTGAATATGGATAGACATAATGTTGTTCTATCCTCTCTACAGGAGGTTGGTGATGTTATTAGATGA
- a CDS encoding nucleic acid binding OB-fold tRNA/helicase-type (COGs: COG1599 Single-stranded DNA-binding replication protein A (RPA) large (70 kD) subunit and related ssDNA-binding protein~InterPro IPR004365~KEGG: sto:ST0503 single-stranded DNA-binding protein~PFAM: nucleic acid binding OB-fold tRNA/helicase-type~SPTR: Q975B0 Putative uncharacterized protein ST0503~PFAM: OB-fold nucleic acid binding domain) — MSESVTKIINLKPGMENINTAVRVLEALGTRTIDTKAGTRTLGEYIVGDDTGRVKLVVWGSKAGSLASGDVVEIRNAWVTVFKGEVQLNAGKNSSIEKLSDDAVPPADAIPDESPKAEGGAMPPRRPRSGGRFGGRGRGRGYR, encoded by the coding sequence ATGTCCGAATCCGTAACTAAAATAATAAATCTCAAACCAGGAATGGAAAATATAAATACAGCTGTAAGGGTATTAGAAGCACTAGGCACAAGAACAATAGATACAAAGGCTGGAACAAGAACTCTTGGAGAATATATTGTTGGAGATGATACAGGTAGAGTAAAGCTAGTTGTATGGGGATCAAAAGCAGGTTCTCTAGCTTCAGGTGATGTAGTAGAGATTAGAAATGCATGGGTAACAGTCTTTAAGGGAGAAGTACAGCTAAATGCTGGTAAGAATAGCTCTATAGAGAAGCTTTCTGATGATGCTGTACCACCAGCAGATGCAATTCCAGATGAATCTCCAAAAGCTGAAGGAGGAGCAATGCCTCCAAGGAGACCAAGATCTGGAGGAAGGTTTGGAGGTAGAGGTAGAGGAAGGGGATATAGGTGA
- a CDS encoding protein of unknown function DUF437 (COGs: COG2411 conserved hypothetical protein~InterPro IPR007374~KEGG: hbu:Hbut_0963 hypothetical protein~PFAM: protein of unknown function DUF437~SPTR: A2BLF0 Conserved archaeal protein~PFAM: ASCH domain), with protein MQKKIYIRGHIMVKKRFIEAILSGRKKTTIRLGRVVPKVKDIIIHSGGRPIAKAIIKNVIYKKVSELTNEDAYRDGYENVDELIKDLEEIYGRKISPDDIVTIIEFDVVKRIDDIDVNDIYLGFSPLDIAKLANRYLNNVLSEEEIRIIDALLRYKSIREASIKLFGSLEKRWNIRRVLRKCLALLIEKHIIKVDPQTLEKLSTISKWYRGILNRNDS; from the coding sequence GTGCAGAAGAAGATATATATTCGTGGACATATAATGGTTAAGAAGAGATTTATAGAAGCAATACTATCTGGAAGGAAGAAAACGACTATTAGACTTGGAAGAGTTGTTCCAAAGGTAAAGGATATAATTATTCATAGTGGTGGTAGACCTATTGCAAAAGCTATTATAAAGAATGTTATTTATAAGAAGGTTTCTGAGCTAACAAATGAGGATGCTTATAGAGATGGCTATGAAAATGTCGATGAATTGATAAAAGATCTTGAGGAAATATATGGAAGGAAGATAAGCCCTGATGATATTGTTACAATAATAGAATTTGATGTGGTTAAGAGAATAGATGATATAGATGTAAATGATATATACCTCGGTTTTTCACCACTTGATATAGCTAAATTAGCAAATAGATATCTAAACAATGTTCTATCAGAGGAAGAGATTAGGATAATAGATGCATTACTCAGATATAAATCGATAAGAGAAGCGTCAATAAAACTTTTTGGAAGTCTTGAAAAGAGATGGAATATAAGAAGAGTTTTAAGGAAATGTCTAGCTCTATTAATAGAGAAACATATAATAAAAGTTGATCCTCAGACACTAGAAAAGCTATCAACTATATCTAAATGGTATAGAGGTATTCTAAATAGAAATGATTCATAA
- a CDS encoding Mn2+dependent serine/threonine protein kinase (COGs: COG3642 Mn2+-dependent serine/threonine protein kinase~InterPro IPR018934:IPR002290:IPR008266:IPR000719~KEGG: sso:SSO0433 O-sialoglycoprotein endopeptidase~PFAM: RIO-like kinase~SMART: serine/threonine protein kinase~SPTR: Q97ZY9 O-sialoglycoprotein endopeptidase~PFAM: RIO1 family), with the protein MEIEYPKTIVDMLKEEIHIIRSDGRIEIVRLLENIMPFSIGAEAIIYRARFLGIDVIIKWRFPKNFMPRDLDIAFRRDRTEREAKIMFKLLQANINIPTPLYVEPDDGIIIMEYIDGNSFRELIDHMNEEELCLISRAVGIYTGTMHNLHIVHGDLTTSNVMIENRTRDIYLIDFGLSDFSKRMEDYAVDLHIYFRSIESTHYRYEDILKKCFINGYSEVMGSEKTIKVLRLVDDIRKRGRYVAERKLRSEWRQI; encoded by the coding sequence ATGGAGATAGAGTATCCTAAAACAATTGTAGATATGCTGAAAGAGGAGATACATATAATTAGAAGTGATGGGAGGATAGAGATAGTTAGACTCCTTGAGAATATAATGCCATTTTCTATAGGTGCAGAAGCAATTATATATAGAGCTAGATTTCTAGGAATAGATGTAATAATTAAATGGAGATTTCCTAAAAATTTTATGCCAAGAGATTTAGATATAGCTTTTAGAAGAGATAGAACAGAGAGGGAAGCTAAGATTATGTTTAAATTACTACAGGCAAATATAAATATCCCTACTCCGCTATATGTAGAACCTGATGATGGAATAATAATTATGGAGTATATCGATGGGAATAGTTTTAGAGAGCTTATAGATCATATGAATGAAGAGGAATTATGTTTGATATCTAGAGCTGTTGGTATATATACAGGAACTATGCACAATCTACATATTGTTCATGGAGATCTAACTACAAGTAATGTAATGATTGAGAATAGAACTAGGGATATATATCTAATAGATTTTGGTCTCTCAGACTTCTCTAAAAGGATGGAGGACTATGCTGTAGATCTACATATCTACTTTAGATCTATAGAGAGTACTCACTATAGATATGAGGATATACTTAAGAAATGTTTTATTAATGGGTATAGCGAGGTTATGGGTAGTGAGAAGACTATAAAGGTGTTGAGACTTGTTGATGATATTAGGAAGAGGGGTAGGTATGTTGCTGAGAGAAAACTTAGGAGTGAATGGCGACAGATATGA
- a CDS encoding hypothetical protein (KEGG: dka:DKAM_0662 hypothetical protein~SPTR: B8D4F7 Putative uncharacterized protein) has product MESGEVPGPRWNEVYRKKGVEVGVDKGDFIIAVDEERAYALAPAVYYVWSMCDGETSIGKIVENIAQNIEEEIDINTLYNAVVDIIDKLVEVSLLEKVS; this is encoded by the coding sequence ATGGAAAGCGGAGAAGTACCCGGACCTAGATGGAATGAAGTATATAGAAAGAAAGGAGTTGAAGTAGGTGTTGATAAGGGAGATTTCATTATAGCAGTAGATGAAGAAAGAGCATATGCATTAGCACCTGCAGTCTACTATGTATGGTCAATGTGTGATGGAGAAACTAGTATTGGTAAAATTGTTGAGAATATTGCTCAGAATATTGAGGAGGAAATAGATATAAATACGCTTTACAATGCTGTTGTAGATATTATTGATAAACTAGTTGAAGTTAGTCTACTGGAAAAGGTTAGTTAA
- a CDS encoding conserved hypothetical protein (KEGG: hbu:Hbut_1181 hypothetical protein~PFAM: Protein of unknown function (DUF2283)) → MGNTDTISEKRDLVISLDDIEKAMVLYDESLDTLYIEVPQTDAEEAILLENDIGIRIKGNRVVGIIVYNVSKRTGR, encoded by the coding sequence ATGGGTAATACAGATACTATATCGGAGAAGAGGGATTTGGTAATAAGTTTAGATGATATTGAGAAAGCAATGGTATTATACGATGAATCTCTAGATACTCTATATATAGAGGTTCCACAAACAGATGCTGAAGAAGCAATTTTGCTTGAAAACGATATTGGTATTAGAATAAAGGGGAATAGAGTTGTTGGTATAATAGTATATAACGTATCAAAGAGAACTGGAAGATAG